In Brevibacillus brevis, a genomic segment contains:
- a CDS encoding ABC transporter ATP-binding protein gives MSKSALTLTNITLKFGGLTAVSDLSFAVEEGSITSVIGPNGAGKTSVFNMVTGFYRPTAGQILLDDENLVGKKPSQITRLGMARTFQNLRLFPNLTVLDNVKSGMHSRTSQAVWGALWRTRAQRQEEQLIEETAMACLQFVGISEYAQRIAKHLPYGAQRYLEIARALATKPRVLLLDEPAAGLNYEEKENLIALIRRIRDVYLLTVVIIEHDMGLIKKISDRVIVLDYGQKIAEGSPQDVLNDPRVVEAYLGKEEVG, from the coding sequence ATGTCGAAGTCGGCCTTGACACTCACAAATATAACGCTTAAGTTCGGCGGCTTGACGGCGGTGAGCGATTTGAGCTTTGCTGTCGAGGAGGGCTCCATCACCAGCGTCATCGGGCCGAACGGTGCGGGGAAAACCTCCGTATTTAACATGGTAACGGGCTTCTACCGGCCGACCGCCGGACAAATCCTGCTGGACGACGAAAACCTCGTGGGCAAAAAGCCGAGCCAGATCACTCGATTGGGGATGGCCCGCACGTTTCAGAACCTGCGGCTGTTTCCCAATCTGACGGTACTGGACAACGTCAAGTCGGGCATGCACAGCCGCACCAGTCAGGCGGTGTGGGGAGCGCTGTGGCGGACGCGGGCCCAAAGGCAGGAAGAACAGCTGATCGAAGAGACGGCTATGGCTTGTCTGCAGTTCGTCGGCATCAGCGAATACGCCCAGCGCATCGCCAAACATTTGCCGTACGGGGCACAGCGCTACCTGGAGATCGCCAGGGCGCTGGCGACGAAGCCGCGCGTGCTGCTTTTGGATGAGCCGGCTGCAGGATTGAACTACGAGGAGAAAGAAAACCTCATCGCCCTGATCCGGCGCATCCGCGATGTCTACCTGCTGACGGTAGTCATCATCGAGCACGACATGGGCCTGATCAAGAAAATCTCGGATCGGGTCATCGTGCTCGACTACGGACAAAAAATCGCCGAGGGATCGCCTCAAGACGTCCTGAACGATCCCCGTGTGGTTGAGGCTTACCTCGGGAAGGAGGAGGTCGGATGA
- a CDS encoding branched-chain amino acid ABC transporter substrate-binding protein: MKKWRSAITAALLALSLAVAGCANQGQSSGTAGGDEILVGVLLPVTGNNATDGKDMQNAIEMAVKKVNDSGGVLGKKLKIEVADDGCDPQMATTAANKLVSQNVVAVVGGYCSGATLPSSGVFKNANIPMIVPAANSAKLPAQGYDTLFLINGLTPDQAQTAADYMAANQAKKVALIHDNSAYAKDLADFAKAAVEKAGGSVVAYEAINPEEKDFSALVTKLKGIGPDATYFTGYYAAGGLLLKQFRQKGVSGLFMVGDGSFSEDIIKIAGTDNAEGLLITATPTAEFIEGAEAFTSEYKQTYNNLAPGPFSALSYNAVNLLADALKRANSTDHDALKKAIKETKDFKALGQTISFNAQNTLDTSNFAVLKVAGGKFSLAK; encoded by the coding sequence ATGAAAAAATGGAGAAGCGCGATTACGGCAGCATTGTTGGCACTTTCGCTTGCCGTGGCGGGTTGTGCGAATCAAGGACAGTCGTCGGGGACGGCTGGCGGGGATGAAATCCTGGTCGGGGTGCTCCTGCCTGTGACGGGCAACAACGCTACGGATGGAAAGGACATGCAGAACGCCATCGAGATGGCGGTCAAAAAGGTGAACGACAGCGGCGGGGTACTCGGGAAGAAGCTGAAAATCGAGGTGGCGGATGACGGATGCGATCCGCAAATGGCGACGACGGCGGCAAACAAGCTCGTCTCGCAAAACGTGGTGGCTGTCGTGGGAGGCTACTGCTCTGGTGCGACGCTGCCATCTTCCGGCGTCTTTAAAAATGCGAATATTCCGATGATAGTCCCTGCCGCCAACTCTGCCAAGCTGCCTGCCCAAGGCTATGACACCCTGTTTCTGATCAATGGCCTGACGCCAGACCAGGCCCAGACGGCTGCGGATTACATGGCAGCCAATCAGGCGAAAAAAGTCGCGCTGATTCACGACAACTCGGCCTATGCCAAAGACTTGGCCGATTTCGCCAAAGCGGCGGTCGAAAAGGCGGGCGGCTCCGTCGTGGCGTACGAAGCCATCAACCCCGAGGAAAAAGATTTCAGCGCCCTCGTCACCAAGCTGAAGGGAATCGGTCCGGATGCCACCTATTTCACTGGCTACTACGCGGCGGGAGGACTTTTGCTCAAGCAGTTCAGGCAAAAAGGAGTATCCGGCTTGTTCATGGTCGGCGACGGATCGTTTAGCGAAGACATCATCAAGATCGCCGGGACCGACAATGCGGAAGGGCTGCTGATCACCGCGACCCCGACAGCCGAGTTTATCGAAGGGGCGGAAGCGTTCACCAGCGAGTACAAGCAAACGTACAACAACCTGGCTCCCGGACCTTTCTCCGCGCTCAGCTACAACGCCGTCAACCTGCTTGCCGATGCACTGAAGCGCGCCAACTCCACCGACCACGATGCGCTGAAAAAAGCGATCAAGGAAACGAAAGACTTCAAAGCCCTCGGTCAGACGATCTCCTTCAACGCCCAGAACACCCTGGACACTTCCAACTTTGCGGTTCTGAAAGTGGCAGGCGGCAAGTTTTCGCTCGCCAAATAA
- a CDS encoding FAD-dependent oxidoreductase, with the protein MTVPTQSHAEIAVIGGGIIGGAIAYYAAKSGLDVVVLEKGELAAGTSSRCDGNILAIDKDPGFDSQMSLKSQMLVEELSRELEHSFEYRAPGSILVCETEAEMEAAEEWVRRQKEAGLPFRMLDRADIRQESPYFADDLLGGLECATDSTVNPYLLTFALFEGAKKHGARIRQRTEVKTVRRDQATGTFHLETDSGSFTAKQVVNAAGVWAPLVGQMVGVDIPIHPRKGHLIVASRQKPVGLRKVMEFGYLISKFGGQRQVDEETEKYGVALVFEPTESQNFLIGSSRQFVGFDTKVDLNVVRCMARRALRYYPKIADFAVIRTYCGLRPWTEDHLPIVSRVEEVPGYFIAAGHEGDGISLAAVTGKLVSEMLHGKSDTIIPTEPLRHDRFTQKGVLHR; encoded by the coding sequence ATGACGGTACCTACGCAATCCCATGCCGAGATCGCCGTAATCGGAGGCGGCATTATCGGAGGAGCGATCGCCTATTACGCAGCCAAGTCCGGCCTTGACGTCGTGGTGCTGGAGAAAGGAGAGCTGGCTGCGGGGACATCCTCCCGCTGCGACGGCAACATCCTGGCGATCGACAAGGACCCCGGCTTCGACAGCCAGATGTCGCTGAAAAGCCAAATGCTGGTGGAGGAGCTGAGCCGTGAGCTCGAGCATTCGTTCGAGTACCGGGCACCGGGGAGCATACTCGTCTGTGAGACAGAGGCGGAGATGGAAGCGGCCGAGGAGTGGGTGAGGCGGCAAAAGGAAGCGGGGCTGCCGTTTCGCATGCTGGACCGCGCCGACATCCGGCAGGAGTCCCCTTATTTTGCGGACGATCTGCTTGGCGGGCTCGAATGCGCGACGGACTCGACCGTCAACCCGTACCTGCTCACCTTCGCCCTGTTCGAAGGGGCCAAAAAGCATGGCGCACGGATCAGGCAGCGTACAGAGGTCAAGACAGTGAGGCGAGATCAGGCGACTGGTACGTTTCATCTGGAGACGGACTCGGGCAGCTTCACCGCGAAGCAAGTCGTCAATGCGGCTGGTGTATGGGCCCCGCTGGTAGGGCAAATGGTCGGCGTCGATATTCCCATTCATCCACGCAAGGGCCACTTGATCGTCGCATCCCGGCAGAAGCCTGTCGGGCTGCGCAAGGTCATGGAGTTTGGCTATCTCATTTCCAAGTTCGGCGGTCAGCGCCAGGTGGACGAAGAAACGGAGAAATACGGTGTGGCGCTGGTGTTCGAACCGACGGAAAGCCAAAACTTCCTGATCGGATCCAGCCGTCAGTTCGTCGGATTCGATACCAAAGTCGACCTTAATGTCGTGCGCTGCATGGCCAGACGAGCTCTGCGCTACTACCCGAAGATTGCCGATTTTGCGGTGATCCGGACGTACTGCGGGCTGCGGCCATGGACGGAGGATCACTTGCCGATCGTCTCCCGCGTGGAGGAAGTCCCCGGCTACTTCATCGCGGCCGGGCATGAGGGAGACGGCATCAGCCTCGCAGCGGTCACAGGCAAGCTCGTGTCGGAAATGCTGCACGGGAAAAGCGACACCATCATCCCGACCGAGCCGCTCCGCCACGACAGGTTTACTCAGAAAGGGGTGTTGCATCGATGA
- a CDS encoding branched-chain amino acid ABC transporter permease, producing MDILVQTLADGLVIGAFYSLIALGYTMVFGIIKLLNFAHGDLYMLGAFVGYSLLSLISGNGSGTGLMGIAVVLLLTMAIVGVVGMGIERVAYRPLLLAPRLSILITAIGVSLFLENGSMIVWGAQYQVYPLQLSHDGWNVFGAQITYTQLGLVLISALLMLGLHLFINRTLYGKAMRAIAHDQTACHLMGINVHRVIGLTFFIGASLAAGAGTMAGAYYGTVNFMMGFIIGLKAFTAAVLGGIGSIPGAMLGGLLLGLMETAGTFVFGGSWKDVVAFSLLILILVLKPTGIMGEKVTERM from the coding sequence ATGGACATTCTGGTTCAGACGCTGGCAGACGGTTTGGTGATCGGCGCTTTTTACAGCCTGATCGCTCTGGGCTATACCATGGTTTTTGGCATCATCAAATTGCTCAACTTCGCACATGGCGACCTGTACATGCTAGGGGCATTCGTCGGATACAGCCTGCTTAGTCTCATCAGCGGAAACGGCTCCGGCACCGGACTCATGGGCATCGCCGTCGTGCTGCTGCTCACGATGGCGATCGTCGGGGTGGTCGGGATGGGGATCGAGCGGGTGGCTTACCGGCCGTTGCTGCTCGCCCCCCGGCTGTCCATCCTGATTACGGCGATCGGCGTATCGCTCTTTTTGGAAAACGGCTCGATGATCGTGTGGGGAGCGCAGTACCAGGTATATCCGCTGCAGCTTTCCCATGACGGCTGGAACGTCTTCGGAGCCCAGATCACCTATACGCAGCTCGGTCTGGTGCTCATCTCCGCCCTCCTGATGCTCGGCTTGCATTTGTTCATTAACCGGACCTTGTACGGAAAAGCGATGCGTGCGATCGCCCACGACCAGACAGCCTGCCATCTCATGGGCATCAACGTCCACAGGGTGATCGGCCTGACCTTCTTCATCGGCGCTTCCCTGGCTGCCGGAGCGGGTACGATGGCAGGTGCGTACTACGGCACGGTCAATTTCATGATGGGCTTCATCATCGGGCTCAAAGCATTCACGGCGGCAGTGCTGGGAGGCATCGGCAGCATCCCGGGAGCGATGCTGGGCGGTCTGTTGCTCGGGCTGATGGAGACGGCAGGGACCTTTGTGTTTGGCGGCTCATGGAAGGATGTCGTCGCCTTTTCCCTCTTGATCCTGATCCTGGTGCTGAAACCGACCGGCATCATGGGCGAGAAAGTAACAGAGAGGATGTAG
- a CDS encoding ABC transporter permease subunit, whose amino-acid sequence MRLPSKKLGIPLLLVALCLLPFLSNNYWLDVATLALFYVVLAQGLNVVVGFAGLLDLGYAAFFAVGAYTTGILMTVYHWSFWLTLPVAMVFAAVVGVIVGAPTLRLRSDYLAIVTLGFGEIIRILAINLSITGSASGIYGIPRPSIGGYVLGGQLDFYYLILIVAVLAVLAVRRLGSSRLGRAWMYIREDEDAAEAMGINRINMKLLAYSIGAVIGSMAGSIFAVKMSAIAPLSFSFTQSIMILLAVVLGGLGSIPGVVLGAVLVIALPELLRSVEDWRYVIFGAALVAMMLFRPQGLWPASYERVKASGRKGQRARKGDEVDVEVGLDTHKYNA is encoded by the coding sequence ATGAGACTCCCATCAAAAAAGCTCGGTATCCCCCTCTTGCTGGTCGCCCTTTGCCTGCTTCCCTTTTTGTCAAACAATTACTGGCTCGATGTCGCGACATTGGCCCTGTTTTACGTGGTGCTCGCCCAGGGCCTGAACGTCGTCGTCGGCTTTGCCGGGCTGCTGGACCTCGGCTACGCTGCTTTTTTCGCGGTAGGAGCGTATACGACGGGGATTTTGATGACCGTCTACCATTGGTCGTTCTGGTTGACCTTGCCGGTGGCCATGGTGTTTGCGGCGGTAGTGGGTGTCATCGTAGGAGCGCCTACTCTTCGGCTGCGCAGCGATTACCTGGCGATCGTCACGCTCGGCTTTGGAGAAATCATCCGCATCCTGGCGATCAATCTGAGCATCACCGGCTCCGCGTCCGGGATCTACGGCATTCCCCGTCCCTCCATCGGGGGGTATGTGCTGGGAGGGCAGCTGGATTTTTACTATTTGATCCTGATCGTAGCCGTGCTCGCCGTGCTTGCCGTCAGGAGGCTGGGGTCGTCGCGGCTGGGCAGGGCGTGGATGTACATTCGGGAAGACGAGGATGCGGCAGAGGCGATGGGGATCAATCGCATCAACATGAAGCTGCTTGCGTACTCGATCGGGGCGGTGATCGGGAGCATGGCGGGCTCCATTTTCGCCGTCAAGATGAGCGCCATCGCTCCGCTCAGCTTTAGCTTTACACAGTCGATTATGATATTGCTCGCGGTCGTTCTTGGCGGACTCGGCAGCATCCCTGGCGTGGTGCTGGGAGCGGTGCTCGTCATCGCGCTGCCCGAGCTGCTGCGCTCCGTGGAGGATTGGCGCTATGTGATCTTCGGCGCCGCGCTGGTCGCCATGATGCTGTTCCGTCCCCAAGGCTTGTGGCCTGCCAGCTACGAAAGGGTCAAGGCCTCCGGGCGCAAGGGACAGAGGGCGCGAAAGGGGGACGAAGTCGATGTCGAAGTCGGCCTTGACACTCACAAATATAACGCTTAA
- a CDS encoding sigma 54-interacting transcriptional regulator, which translates to MKHQLPDIAKIMQSNFCVCQLDELAFVDAKDNLFVFVQADSRWHAAPAARLTAENRTLLSDWPWEPTVAISQDTPLAQAVPLLTAHHALLVMNAAGHPTGYLDRSTVLNAVFSSYEVLEAYFQTMIKTMDASISVIDEETKIVVWTEGAERIFSLRSKDVLSHPITDFFPLDMLETLKSLTTGQSVYRHQHQPREDLVVLINTNPIYLHDKIIGAVAAETDITSQVRLNQELLNVNKKVLHLQQEMARMSPAADPFQPIKGTSQAIRQIKGMIQKLKATQATVLILGESGVGKELFAKAVHDVREGPDAPFIAINCGAISPTLFESELFGYEKGAFSGADQKGKKGMIELARGGTLFLDEVGEMPLDMQVKLLRVLQEKKYYPVGGTRQIEADFRIVAATNKNLEELVKEGKFREDLFYRINVVTLKIPPLRERIEDTIELAHFFLYEFSLRYNRPIHAISQNVMQNLLQYDWPGNIRELRNAIERLVVFATDGTIKEEDLPYSLQGGHKPSPPPLPGELISLQAELEAHERRVILRAIELENGNKQAAAKRLGISRATLYNKLNK; encoded by the coding sequence TTGAAGCATCAATTGCCTGATATCGCGAAAATCATGCAGTCAAACTTTTGCGTCTGCCAATTGGATGAGTTGGCGTTCGTGGATGCGAAGGACAATCTGTTTGTTTTTGTACAGGCGGACAGCCGCTGGCACGCCGCCCCCGCAGCCCGTCTGACGGCAGAGAACCGGACGCTGCTGTCCGATTGGCCCTGGGAGCCGACTGTCGCGATCTCACAGGACACTCCCCTGGCGCAGGCGGTTCCACTCCTGACAGCGCATCACGCACTGCTGGTCATGAATGCTGCGGGTCATCCGACAGGCTATCTGGACCGAAGCACCGTGCTGAACGCCGTTTTTTCCTCGTATGAAGTGCTCGAGGCCTACTTTCAGACGATGATCAAAACGATGGACGCCTCCATTTCCGTCATCGATGAAGAGACAAAGATCGTAGTCTGGACAGAGGGAGCGGAGCGCATCTTTTCCTTGAGAAGCAAAGACGTGCTCAGCCATCCCATCACCGACTTTTTCCCGCTCGACATGCTGGAGACGCTCAAATCGCTCACCACCGGACAGTCCGTCTACCGTCACCAGCACCAGCCTCGCGAAGACCTGGTCGTCCTGATCAATACAAACCCCATTTACCTGCACGACAAGATCATCGGAGCAGTGGCCGCCGAAACGGACATTACGAGCCAGGTGCGGCTCAATCAGGAGCTGCTCAACGTCAACAAGAAAGTGCTTCATTTGCAGCAGGAAATGGCCCGAATGAGCCCTGCAGCCGACCCCTTCCAGCCGATCAAGGGAACCAGTCAGGCGATTCGCCAGATCAAAGGAATGATTCAAAAGCTGAAGGCAACCCAAGCCACTGTCCTGATCCTGGGGGAAAGCGGTGTCGGGAAGGAGCTGTTCGCCAAAGCGGTGCACGACGTGCGGGAAGGTCCGGACGCCCCGTTTATCGCCATCAACTGCGGAGCGATTTCGCCGACGCTGTTCGAGAGCGAGCTGTTCGGCTATGAAAAAGGGGCTTTTTCCGGTGCGGATCAAAAAGGGAAAAAAGGGATGATCGAGCTGGCGCGCGGGGGGACACTGTTTCTGGATGAGGTCGGAGAAATGCCGCTGGACATGCAGGTGAAGCTGCTGCGCGTGCTGCAGGAGAAAAAATACTATCCCGTAGGCGGCACGAGGCAGATCGAAGCCGACTTCCGCATCGTCGCCGCCACGAATAAAAATCTCGAGGAACTGGTGAAGGAAGGAAAGTTTCGCGAGGACCTGTTCTACCGCATCAATGTGGTGACCTTGAAAATTCCTCCGCTGCGAGAGCGCATCGAGGATACGATCGAACTGGCGCATTTTTTCCTCTACGAATTTTCTTTACGCTACAATCGTCCCATTCATGCCATTTCGCAGAACGTCATGCAAAATTTGCTGCAATACGACTGGCCCGGCAATATCCGCGAGCTGAGAAACGCCATCGAGCGTCTGGTGGTGTTTGCGACCGACGGGACGATCAAGGAAGAAGACTTGCCGTATTCCCTGCAAGGCGGGCATAAGCCCTCGCCGCCTCCATTGCCGGGCGAGCTGATTTCGCTGCAAGCGGAGCTCGAGGCGCATGAACGCCGCGTCATTTTGCGGGCGATCGAGCTGGAGAACGGAAACAAGCAGGCCGCGGCCAAGCGGCTCGGGATTTCCCGGGCGACGCTTTATAACAAGTTGAATAAGTAG
- a CDS encoding ABC transporter ATP-binding protein, translating to MSALLTIHDVHSFYGKIEALKGISLEVRQGEIVALLGSNGAGKSTTLKTISGLVSPGGGDIRLEGNSLVGKSPHQIVEAGVVHVPEGRRIFAGLTVRENLELGGFTQRKDRAFIAEGIERAFTLFPRLRERSGQLGGTLSGGEQQMLAICRGLMARPKLLMLDEPSMGLAPIIVQEIMQIIKEINQQGTTVLLIEQNAKAALRLAHRGYVLETGRIVMENTAEVLRSDESIVKAYLGA from the coding sequence ATGAGCGCCCTCCTGACGATCCATGACGTGCATTCGTTTTACGGGAAGATCGAGGCGCTGAAAGGGATCAGCCTCGAGGTGCGACAGGGAGAGATTGTCGCTTTGCTAGGAAGCAACGGAGCCGGGAAAAGCACGACGCTCAAAACCATCTCCGGACTCGTTTCCCCCGGGGGCGGCGACATCCGCCTGGAGGGGAACAGCCTCGTCGGCAAGTCCCCCCATCAGATCGTGGAGGCAGGCGTCGTTCACGTGCCGGAAGGACGCCGCATCTTCGCCGGCCTGACCGTCCGCGAAAATCTGGAGCTGGGCGGATTCACACAGAGAAAAGACAGGGCGTTTATCGCGGAAGGAATCGAACGGGCCTTTACCTTGTTTCCCAGGTTGAGGGAGCGCAGCGGACAGCTCGGGGGCACACTCAGCGGCGGGGAACAGCAAATGCTGGCGATCTGCCGGGGTCTCATGGCCCGCCCCAAGCTCCTGATGCTGGATGAACCGTCTATGGGGCTCGCCCCGATCATTGTGCAAGAGATCATGCAAATCATAAAGGAAATCAACCAGCAAGGAACGACGGTCCTTTTGATCGAACAAAACGCCAAGGCCGCTTTGCGCCTGGCCCACCGAGGCTACGTGCTCGAGACGGGACGGATCGTCATGGAAAATACGGCGGAAGTGCTCCGCAGCGACGAGTCCATCGTAAAAGCGTACCTGGGTGCGTAG
- a CDS encoding aldehyde dehydrogenase family protein, with amino-acid sequence MQSKNWIGGEWITPSGSEMTVQNPSRTAEEIGIVHFSDRSHVLAAEQAARDAQKQWAQMTGAARGEILYQMAAALESHADELARLASREMGKQIGEMRGEVARGVSLLRYYAGEGMRANGNVIPSADTNVLQFTRRVPLGVVAVITPWNFPVAIPIWKIAPALILGNSVIWKPAENSSLTATRLAELFAETRLPAGVLNLVIGRGKEVGAALTEEAAVDAVSFTGSSATGRQVAIACAGRNIKYQTEMGGKNAAVVLADADLDKTVPILLSGAFKSAGQKCTATSRIIAEKAIYEKLAERLQQAISSCLAGDALDPAAYLGPVASVEQYEKVNKYMGVANEEARLVAQSPATDIAEQGYFIRPTIVEGVEASHPLVQQEVFGPLAVMLPADDFTEAVELCNQTVYGLSASLFTRDLAKAHLFLERAQAGMVRVNQETAGVEYQAPFGGMKQSSSHTREQGQAALEFYSEVKTCAIKYAW; translated from the coding sequence ATGCAAAGCAAAAACTGGATCGGCGGCGAATGGATCACGCCGTCCGGCAGCGAAATGACGGTGCAAAACCCATCCCGTACGGCGGAAGAGATCGGGATCGTGCATTTTTCCGACCGCTCCCACGTATTGGCGGCCGAACAAGCGGCTCGCGATGCGCAGAAACAGTGGGCTCAGATGACTGGCGCCGCACGCGGGGAGATTTTGTACCAAATGGCCGCTGCACTCGAATCCCACGCAGATGAGCTGGCACGGCTGGCGAGCCGGGAGATGGGCAAGCAGATCGGCGAAATGCGCGGGGAAGTGGCGCGAGGAGTGAGCCTGCTGCGCTACTACGCGGGAGAGGGCATGCGGGCGAACGGAAACGTCATTCCCTCCGCTGACACCAATGTCCTGCAATTCACCCGGCGCGTGCCGCTCGGTGTCGTGGCGGTGATTACGCCTTGGAATTTTCCGGTGGCGATTCCGATCTGGAAAATCGCCCCTGCCCTGATTCTCGGCAACAGCGTGATCTGGAAGCCCGCAGAGAATAGCTCCTTGACCGCGACGCGGCTCGCAGAGCTGTTTGCCGAAACCAGGCTCCCCGCTGGCGTGCTAAACCTCGTGATCGGGCGAGGCAAAGAAGTCGGTGCGGCGCTCACGGAGGAAGCCGCCGTCGATGCCGTCAGCTTTACGGGCTCGTCCGCTACGGGAAGGCAGGTCGCCATCGCTTGCGCCGGACGAAACATCAAATACCAGACGGAGATGGGCGGGAAAAACGCCGCGGTCGTCCTGGCCGATGCCGACCTCGACAAGACCGTGCCGATCCTTCTCAGCGGGGCGTTCAAATCCGCTGGGCAAAAGTGTACGGCGACCAGCCGGATCATCGCAGAAAAGGCGATCTACGAGAAGCTGGCGGAGAGGCTCCAACAAGCCATCTCCTCGTGCCTGGCGGGGGATGCCCTCGATCCCGCGGCTTACCTGGGGCCGGTCGCATCGGTGGAGCAGTATGAAAAAGTGAACAAGTACATGGGGGTGGCAAACGAAGAGGCTAGGCTCGTCGCCCAAAGCCCTGCGACAGACATAGCGGAGCAAGGGTATTTCATCCGCCCGACGATCGTCGAGGGAGTGGAAGCGTCTCATCCGCTGGTGCAACAGGAAGTGTTTGGTCCGCTGGCCGTCATGCTTCCTGCCGATGATTTCACAGAGGCCGTCGAGCTGTGCAATCAGACGGTGTACGGTCTGAGCGCCTCGCTGTTCACGCGGGATCTGGCAAAGGCCCATCTCTTTTTGGAGAGGGCGCAGGCGGGCATGGTCCGGGTCAACCAGGAGACGGCGGGTGTGGAATACCAGGCTCCGTTCGGCGGTATGAAGCAGTCCAGCTCCCATACCCGCGAGCAGGGACAGGCCGCTTTGGAGTTTTACAGCGAGGTCAAGACGTGCGCGATCAAGTATGCCTGGTAG
- a CDS encoding dihydrodipicolinate synthase family protein, whose amino-acid sequence MTKFAGVYVAIVTPFTNDYEVDYKRLTELCEWLIQEGVDGLVPSGSLGEYATMTAEERAKVIQTVITAAKGRVPVVVGSAAPSTRQAVEWVQFSKDAGAAGVMALPPINYKPLLPEVFAHYEALNTVGLPIIAYNNPHDYKIDLTPDILAELAKLENVVAVKEFSGDVRRMQDILAQTDLEVMVGVDDLVMEGALIGATGWIAGVPNALPKEGVEIFRLARAGKLEEAQALYRRLLPLFHYDASPQLVQSIKYMMELAGFPVGPTRPPRLPLPQDYYAGIKKAFDNAVGTAAGK is encoded by the coding sequence ATGACGAAGTTTGCAGGTGTTTATGTGGCGATTGTCACTCCGTTTACGAACGACTACGAGGTCGATTACAAGCGTCTCACCGAGCTGTGCGAATGGCTCATTCAGGAGGGCGTAGACGGTCTCGTGCCGTCCGGCTCCCTCGGGGAATACGCGACGATGACGGCGGAGGAGCGGGCCAAGGTGATTCAGACGGTCATCACCGCAGCAAAAGGGCGCGTCCCGGTCGTCGTCGGCTCTGCCGCTCCGTCTACGCGCCAGGCAGTGGAATGGGTGCAGTTTTCCAAAGACGCGGGGGCGGCTGGGGTGATGGCTTTGCCGCCGATCAACTACAAGCCGCTCTTGCCTGAGGTATTCGCCCACTACGAAGCGCTGAATACGGTAGGGCTGCCGATTATCGCCTACAACAACCCGCACGACTACAAAATCGACCTGACTCCGGACATCCTGGCCGAGCTGGCCAAGCTGGAAAACGTCGTCGCTGTCAAGGAGTTCTCCGGCGATGTCCGCCGCATGCAGGATATTTTGGCCCAAACGGATCTGGAAGTCATGGTTGGCGTGGACGATCTGGTCATGGAAGGCGCGCTGATCGGCGCTACCGGTTGGATTGCGGGTGTACCGAACGCGTTGCCGAAAGAAGGCGTGGAAATCTTCCGGCTGGCCCGGGCCGGAAAGCTGGAAGAGGCGCAAGCGCTCTATCGCCGCCTTTTGCCGCTGTTCCACTACGATGCGAGTCCACAGCTGGTACAGTCCATCAAATACATGATGGAGCTGGCAGGCTTCCCCGTAGGTCCGACCCGTCCGCCGCGCCTCCCGCTGCCGCAAGACTACTATGCCGGGATAAAAAAGGCGTTTGACAACGCGGTTGGTACAGCCGCCGGAAAATAA